The genomic stretch CTGCGCAAGGACTTGCGGACCTTCCACGTCCACCGGATTCGCGAGCTGAAGGTGAACACGGCGCGCCCTCGCACGCCGGACTTCCAGGTGCCGGCGGACTTCTCGCTGGAGGCCCACGTGGCGTACTTCCCGTGGCAGCACCGCTTCCATGAGCAGGTGGAGGTGGTGCTCCACCTGTCGGGCACGCTCGCCTCGCGGGCCGCGAGCCTGTTGCCCGGCGCCACGCTGGAGCCGGCGGAGGAGGGGGCGGTGCGGGCGCGGCTGCCGGTGACGTTCGTGGACGGCCTGATGCGCTTCTGCCTGGCGCTGGGGCCGGACTGCCGCGTGGAGGGCCCGGAGCGGGCGCAGGCGCGTCTGCGGGAGATGGCCTCGCGCATCGTGTCGTGCCACGACGATTCGCTGGACAAGGTGAGCGCATGAGCAACGTCCACGAGCGGCTCCGCCGCCTGCTGTTCCTGGTTCCCTACGTCTCCAAGCACCCCGGCGTCACGGTGGACGCGCTCGCGCGCGCCCTCAACGTCAGCCGCGAGGACCTGCTGGAGGAGCTGGACCTGCTCACCTGCGTGGGCCGGCCGCCCTTCAACCCGGACGACTACATCGACATCTACGTGGACAACGACCGCGTCTACGTGGACCTGGACCAGCGCCTGTTCGCGCCGCCCCGGTTGACGCCGGGCGAGGCCGCGGCGCTGGCCGCGTCGGCGGAGCTGCTGCGGCCGGCCACGGGGGACGCATTGCAGAGCGCCCTTCAGAAGCTGGAGCGCGTGCTGCCGCCCGCCACCCGCGAGCGCTACCGGGAGATGTACCGGAAGATTGATGCGTCCACGGAGGCGCCCCTGGCCCTGGGGCCGCTCACCCGGGCCATCATCGAGCGCCTGGAGGTGACGTTCGGCTATGCCAGCCCCGGCCGGTCGCCGGAGCCGCGCACCGTGCGCCCCTACGAACTGCTCAGCCACCGGGGGCAGTGGTATCTGCAGGGCTACTGCCACACCCGGCAGGACGCGCGCCTGTTCCGCCTGGACCGGATGGAGGACATCCTCGTCACGGACGTGCCCTTCCAGCCGCCCGCGGACGCCCGGGCGGACGTGCCCAACCCGGCGCGGGGCCTGACGGACTCTTCGGTGCGCGTGCGCTTCTCCTCCGTGGCCGCCCCCTATGTGAAGGAGCGCTTCGGCCAGGACGCCCGCCCGCTTGCCGACGGGGGCGTGGAGGTGCTGGTGGCGGGGGACAGCGAACGCTGGCTCACCCAGTGGGTCCTGTCCTTTGGTGGCGAGGCGCAGGTCATGGAACCGGCCTCCGCGCGTGCGGCCGTTGCCCGAGCGGCGCGGGCCTCTGTAGGATTGTAACCCCCCATGCCTTTCCAGCTGACGATCTCCGAGGGTAGAGAAGCCGGTAAGGAGTTCGTCTTCGACCAGGACTCCGTTCTCATCGGCCGTTCGACGGATTGCGACGTCGCGCTGTTCGACCCGGGTGTGTCCCGGCGCCACTGCCGCATCTTCCTCGACGGTGATGCCTACGCCGTCGAGGACCAGGGCAGCGCCAACGGTTCGCTCGTCAACGGCAGTCCGGTGAAGACGCAGGTGCTCGAGGACGGCGACAAGCTGACCCTGGGCCCGGTGACGTTCATCTTCGCCATGCTGACGGACGAGCCGGCCACGGGTGAAGAGGAGCTCCCCGCCGGCGCCCAGGAAGGCGATGGCAGCACGCGCATCGTCTCCCTGGATTCCCTGAAGCGGCAGCGCAACAAGGGCGTCGCGCTGGCCCCGGAGGGGGCCGACCAGGAGGAGCTGAACGAAATCCGCGAGGGCGCCACCCGCTCCAACCTGCAGGCCCTGCGCCCTGTGTCCCAGGGGCAGAGCGGCTCACGGGCGGCCATCGAGCGCTCGGCGCCAGCGGCACCGCCCGCGAAGCGGCCGTCCAGCTCGCCCCCGCCGGTCCGGGCTCGTCCGGCGCCAGCAGCCGGGGGCGGTGGTGGCCTGTCCGCGGCGGAGCGCGCGCGCATCCGGCGTGAGTCCCCTGGCGTGGTGTCCAGCGCGAAGCTCTTCTGGGCGGACGCCAGCCAGGGCGTGCGCACCGGCATCATCGGTGGCGGCGTGGCCATGGTGCTCGCGCTGTTCGGCGTCCTCTACTGGCTGGTGCTGAGCGGCGAGGACGGCCAGCCGGTGGGCGAGGAGCCCTCGATGCTCAGCGGGCAGCCCATCCGCGACTCGTTCGGCCTGGGGCCGAGCGTGACGTGGGAGCGCGCGGACATGAAGGTCTTCGAGTGGGAGTACACCGCCGCCACGCGCGCGGTGGTCATCCTCCACTACCAGGCCCGGAGCATCTCCAAGGACGAGGTCGTGGTGAGCGTCAACGGCGTGGACGTGGGCAAGGTGCCGCCCGACACGCTGGCCAGCCAGGACCGCTCCATCGAACTGATGATTCCGGCCCAGCACCTGAAGAAGGGCGAGCCCAACCGCATCATCTTCGACAACGTGAAGAATCCGCCGGGCGAAGACCCGTGGGTCATCTGGAACATCTGGGTGGAGCGCGCGCTGCTGCCGGACCTGCTGCCCGAGGAGCTGGTGCGCGAGGCCACCGAGTACCACAAGCGGGGCTTGAAGCACTTCCAGACGCCGGACATCGGCGCTCGCAACCGCTACGAGGCCTGGAAGTCCTTCCGCGTGTCGTGGCTGATGCTGGAGGCCCACCCGGAGCCGAAGCCGGACCTCTATTACGACGCCCAGGAGCGCATGAAGGCGGCGCAGCAGGAACTGGACCGCACCTGCTCCAAGCTGCTCCTGGAGGTGGAGGGCTACTACAACCAAGGCAACTACAAGAGCGCCTCCGCCACCCTGGACCACGTGAAGGAGTACTTCCCGGAGTTCGACCAGCCGTGCGCCACCCGCGCGGACGCCAAGCGCGCGGAGTACGGCCTCTAGGCCGCGCCACGGCTTTCCGGTGTCCGTGAAGTCGCGGGCTTGTCCCGTCGGTTTCCGGACACCGGTTGGCACGGGAAGACAGGCTGCGAAGCGGCTCGGGTTGCCGGGTCGCGCGGGCATCCGCACCGTTGGGAGGCCATGCGTGACCAGGAGGCGTTGACCGAGCAGTCGGGTGAAGCGGACACGGGCGCGCCGCGGCGTGCGCCCACGCCCCCGGGGCCCGTGCCGGAGCATGAGCCGGTGTGGAGCCCCAACGTCTCCGGGCTGCTCCTGTCGCGCTACTACCTGCCGCGCCGCCACGCGGTGGTGCAGGGCAACGCCTGCCAGCTGCTGCGCGACGGCGTGGAGGCCTACCCGGCGATGCTGGAGGCCATCCGCGGGGCGCGGCGTTATGTCCGCCTGGAGACGTACATGTTCGTCTCCGACGCCGTCGGCGAACTGTTCGGCGAGGCGCTGGCGGAGGCGGCCGAGCGCGGCGTGCACGTGAAGGTGCTGTACGACGCGGTGGGCTCCTGGACGAGCCGCCGGAGCTTCTTCGCCGGGCTGCGCGCGCGGGGCGTGGACATCCGCGCCTTCAAGCCCTTCAGCCTGTCACGCGGGCTGCGGCACCTGCTGCGGAGGGACCACCGCAAGATTCTGGTGGTGGACGGTGAGGTGGCCTTCACCGGCGGGGTGAACATCTCCGCCCACTGGGCACCCGCGGAGATTGGCGCGGCGTGGCGGGACGACGTGCTGCGCATCGAAGGGCCGGCCGTCCACGAGCTGGAGCGGTGTTTCTCCGCCACGTGGCGGATGATGTTCCAGGGCCGCTTCCACCGGTTGACCCGGCGGCTGGAGCGCCTGCGCAACCCGCCACCCCGGCGCGGCGCGGTGGGGCTGGCGGTGTTGTCCAGTCGGCGAAGCATCCACCGGTCCTATCTGCACGCCATCCGCCGGGCCCGGCGCAGCGTGCTGGTGGCCGCCGCCTACTTCATCCCGGACCGGCGCATGGTGATGGCGCTGCGCGAGGCGGCCCGGCGCGGGGTGGAGGTCCATCTGCTGCTCAACGCTCGCAGTGACCACCCCATCCTGGAGTTCATGGCCCGGGCCTTCTACGAGCGGCTGCTGGGCGCGGGCGTCCGCATCTTCGAGTGGCAGCGCGGCGTGCTGCACGCCAAGACGGCCGTGGTGGACGGGGTGTGGGGCACCATCGGTTCGTTCAACCTGGAGCGCCTCAGCCTGGCCTTCAATCACGAGGTGAACGCGGTCTTCGCCGACCCTCGCTTGGGACAGCAACTGGAGGACTCCTTCCGCACCGACTGCGGGGACTGCCGCGAGGTGACGCTGGCGGAGTTCCGCCGCCGGCCCCTGTGGCAGAAGCTGCTGGAGCGGGCGCTGTCTCTGCTTCGCAAAATCATCTGAGCCAGGCCCTGCCCACCCCTCAGCGGGGCGCATGGTTCCGATGAGCGGGGCTGCACACCCGCGGCTCGAAGCGTCCGGCCCTCAATGCCCTCGCAGGAACCCTTTGCAACGCGTCAAAGGGGGGCCTAGAAGTTCCCGCATCCCGCGCAAGGAAGGACGGCAACATACATGACCGACAGTTTCGGCACGAAGTCCCAGCTCAAGGTGGGCTCCGCCACCTATGACCTCTTCAGCCTGGGCAAGCTGGCCAAATCCCACCCGGCGGTGAACCGCCTGCCGTTCTCGCTGAAGGTCCTGCTGGAGAACCTGCTGCGGCACGAGGATGGCCGCGTGGTGAAGCGCGAGCACGTGGAGAAGATGCTGGCCTGGGACCCCAAGGCCACCCCGGACGTGGAGATCTCCTTCCACCCCGCTCGCGTGCTGCTCCAGGACTTCACGGGCGTGCCCGCGGTGGTGGACCTGGCGGCCATGCGTGAGGCGCTGGCCTCCATGGGCGGCAACCCGGACAAGATCAACCCGCGCAACCCGGCCGACCTGGTCATCGACCACTCGGTGCAGATTGACTCCTTCGCGACGTCCGCCGCGTTCAAGGAGAACGCCGAGCTGGAGTTCGAGCGCAACCGTGAGCGGTACGCGTTCCTCCGCTGGGGCCAGAGCGCGTTCAAGGGCTTTGGCGTGGTTCCGCCGGACATCGGCATCTGCCACCAGGTCAACCTGGAGTTCCTGGCGCACGTGACGTTCCGCCAGGGCAGCACCGTGTACCCGGACACGCTGGTGGGCACCGACAGCCACACCACGATGATCAACGGCCTGGGCGTGGTGGGCTGGGGCGTGGGCGGCATCGAGGCCGAGGCCGCGCTGCTGGGCCAGCCGATTACGATGCTGATTCCGCAGGTGGTGGGCTTCAAGCTCTCCGGCAAGCTGCCCGCGGGCGCCACCGCCACGGACCTGGTGCTCACTGTCACGCAGATGCTTCGCAAGAAGGGCGTGGTGGGCAAGTTCGTGGAGTTCTACGGCAGCGGCCTGAAGAACCTGTCCCTGCCGGACCGCGCCACCATCGCGAACATGGCGCCCGAGTACGGCGCCACCATCGGCTTCTTCCCGGTGGACGAGGAGAGCCTCAACTACCTGCGCTTCACCGGCCGTCCGGACGACCTGGTGGCCCTCACCGAGGCCTACGCCAAGGAGCAGGGCCTGTGGCGGCGTGACGACGCCGAGGACCCCCTCTTCAGCGACACGCTGGAGCTGGACCTGTCCACCGTGGTGCCCAGCCTCGCCGGCCCCAAGCGCCCGCAGGACCGCGTGCCCCTCAAGGACATGAAGTCCGGCTACGAGAAGTCGCTGGTGGAGATGCTGTCGGCCGGCAAGAGCAAGGGCGAGGACGAGGAGGGTGGCAAGGGCAAGGCCGCCGCCGCCGCCGCGGTGCCTCCCGAGCGCCTGGCGCAGACCGTCACCGTGAAGAACGGCCGCCAGAGCTACCAGATGGGCCACGGCGCGGTGGTGATTGCGTCGATTACGTCCTGCACCAACACCTCCAACCCGGCGGTGCTGGTGGGCGCGGGCATCCTGGCGAAGAAGGCCGTGGAGCGCGGCCTCAACCCGAAGCCGTGGGTGAAGACGTCCCTGGCCCCGGGCAGCCGCGTGGTCAGCGAGTACCTGCGCGACGCCGGCCTGCTGCCGTACCTGGAGGCGGTGGGCTTCCACATCGTGGGCTACGGCTGCACCACGTGCATCGGCAACTCCGGTCCGCTGACGGAGCCCGTGGCCAACGCCGTCACCGAGGGGGACCTCGTCGTCGCCGCGGTGTTGTCCGGCAACCGCAACTTCGAAGGCCGCATCAACCCGCACGTGCGCATGAACTACCTGGCCAGCCCGCCGCTGGTGGTGGCCTACGCGCTGGCTGGCGAAGTGGGCATGGACCTGGACAACGAGCCGCTGGGCACCGACCCCAACGGCCGTCCTGTGTTCCTCAAGGACATCTGGCCCACCAACGAGGAGATTCAGGAGGTCATCCGCACCTCCGTGAAGCCGGAGCAGTTCCGCAGCCAGTACGCCAACGCCATGGAGGGCGACGCGCTCTGGCAGCAGCTGCCGGTGGGCAAGGGCTCCACGTTCCAGTGGGACGACACGTCCACCTACGTGCGCAAGCCGCCCTTCTTCGAGAACCTGCCGAAGGAGCCCAAGGCGACGCAGGACATCCATGGCGCGCACGTGATGGCGCTGCTGGGTGACTCCGTCACCACGGACCACATCTCCCCCGCGGGCAACATCGCCAAGACGAGCCCGGCGGCCAAGTACCTCATGGCCAACGGCGTGGAGCCCAAGGACTTCAACTCCTACGGCGCGCGCCGCGGCAACCACGAGGTGATGGTGCGCGGCACCTTCGCCAACATCCGCCTGAAGAACCTGCTGGTTCCGGGCGTGGAGGGCGGCGTCACCGTCCACATCCCCACGCGCGAGCGGATGAGCATCTACGACGCGTCCATGAAGTACCAGGCGGAGGGCACGCCGCTGGTGGTGCTGGCGGGCGCGGAGTACGGCACCGGCTCCAGCCGTGACTGGGCGGCCAAGGGAACCATGCTGCTGGGCGTGAAGGCCGTCATCGCCAAGAGCTTCGAGCGCATCCACCGCTCCAACCTGGTGGGCATGGGCGTGCTGCCGCTCCAGTTCGAGGCGGGCCAGGACGCGCAGTCGCTGGGCCTCACCGGTCACGAGAAGTTCGACATCACCGGCGTGGCGCAGGACCTGGCGCCGCAGAAGAAGCTCACCGTGAAGGCCACGGGTGAGAGTGGTACCAAGGAGTTCACGGTGGTGTGCCGCATCGACACGCCGAACGAGCTCGACTACTACCGCCACGGCGGCATCCTGCAGTACGTGCTCCGCCAACTGGCCAAGGCCTAGCGCGGAGTTGAAGGAACCGGCGCCCTGCTTTCCTCGGCGGGCGCTGGTAGCACTACGGCCCGGAGTCGCCCCTGTGGCACTCCGGGCCGTCGTGTCTTCTAGGGCTCGCGCAGGCGGGCCCAGGCGGCGCGGTAGCGGGCCAGGCGCTCGGCGTCCTTGGGCGTCACCGCGGCCAGCCGCCGCACGTCCATGTTGTCCTCCAGGTCCGCCAGCTTCACGCGGCGGGCGAGCGCCAGCGGGCGCAGCCGTTCGATGAAGGCCTCGTACGTCTCGTCCTGGCGGCGGGTGAGGGCGTCCAGCGCGCCCAGGACGTTTTCCGGGTAGCCCAGCTCGCGCAGGCGCTCGAGCGTGTAGGGCGTGTCCTCCACCACGTCGTGGAGGATGGCCACGGTGCGCTCTTCGTCCGTGTCCAGCCGCATCATCACCCGCAGCGGGTGGAGGATGTACGTCTGGCCAGCCTTGTCTCGCTGGCCGTGATGCGCGGCCACCGCGAGCGCGATGGCGTCTTCGAGTGCGGGCATGCCCGTCTTCTAACGCCAGACGCCCTCCCCAGGCGAGCGGGGAGGGCGGGCCTTCACGTCATCACGGCAGGCAGCTGGCCGCGTTCTCGTGGCGGCAGGCGTGCTGCTCCTGGGTGAGGGGCAGCTCGTACACGTTCTGGAGCACCTCGCTGTTCTCCGATACGTCCACCGAGGTGGCCTGGCGCTGTCCGGGCTCCTGCATGATGGCGCTGTATTTCACGCTGCCCGTGGGCGAAATCATCACCGCGGTGGCGGGCTCGGGCGGCGGCGACAGCACCGCGCGCTCCTGGTAGCGCGCGTTCTCGAAGGACGCGGCGCAGTTGGGCAGGCCGCTGAGGAAGTCCGCCTGGTAGAAGCGGGCCCGGGCGGCGGTGCTGCTGCACACCTCGCCGTCCTGCGACGGGTAGATGACGTTCCACAGCGTGCAGCTGGCCACCGTGGCCGCGCCGCCCGCCGTCTTGTGGGTGTGGTTGTCCGTGTACTCCAGCATCCATCCGTCGCCTTCGGGCAGGGCGCCCGTCGCGGAGCAGGCACCGGACGCGTCGCAGGTGATGTTCGTCACGTCCACCAGGTCGCCGCTGGTGTCGTTGTCGCTGGTGCGGTCGCTCAGGCGTTCCGCGTCGAACTGGCTCGCCGTCATGGGGCCCTCCGCGGAAACAGCGGTGGCATCCTCGGCGAACGTCTTTCCGGCCACGCCGTACACGCGCACGCCGTAGAAGCGATTCTTCCCAATGGCGTTGACGGTGCGGGTTAGCTCCAGGTCCGCGAAGTTGGGTGCCACGTTGCTCACGTCGAGGCAGCGGAAGTTGCCCGCGGCGTCCTTGCCGCACTCCACGCGCGCGGGGCTCATGGAGGTGTAGTCCTGGGGCGCTCCCGGGCAGGAGCGGGCCTCGTGCCGGGTGAACCGGGCCGACACCACCGTCTGGCCCGGGTTGCCACAGGCGGGCTGCGAGGCCGTCCCACGCGTCAGCGTGGACTGTGCCAGTCCCCGCTGCGTCCACTGGTGCCGCGACTGGGTGATGTTCTCGCCGATGCGGTCCACGCGGTAGTCCACCTCCACGTTGCCGCACCCGTAGCGCGCGCAGGCCTGCGGGTTGTCGAAGCGGCAGATGCCGGCCTGGTCATCCAGCAGCGCGTAGCGGTCACCCGTGCCGACGAGCGCGCGCATGGCGCCCGTGCCCGGCTGGATGCCAATGGAGGGCACGTAATAGAAGGGCCACGTGCGCGTGAGGCTGTCGCCCTGGCCGCCCGACGGCCCCACGGCGTCCCGGTCCATCTGGAAGGCGCGCGCGGCGCTCCAGTTGCGGATGAGTCGGGTGCTCGGGTCCAGCGCACCGGGCACGGACATGCGCGCCACCCACAGCTGGCCGCGCATGTCACCGAAGACGGCCGTGTCGAAGAAGCCGTCCTGCTGCACGTTGCCGGCTACGCCGTAGTCCACCAGCGCCACGGGCGCCGCCACGCTGTGCGTGAGGTGCCGCGCGGGCCCGTGCTGCTCACCGGTGGCGTTCGGGTCGTATTCGAACTTCCACCACAGGTTGTCGGTGCGGCCATTCACCT from Myxococcus xanthus encodes the following:
- a CDS encoding helix-turn-helix transcriptional regulator, whose translation is MSNVHERLRRLLFLVPYVSKHPGVTVDALARALNVSREDLLEELDLLTCVGRPPFNPDDYIDIYVDNDRVYVDLDQRLFAPPRLTPGEAAALAASAELLRPATGDALQSALQKLERVLPPATRERYREMYRKIDASTEAPLALGPLTRAIIERLEVTFGYASPGRSPEPRTVRPYELLSHRGQWYLQGYCHTRQDARLFRLDRMEDILVTDVPFQPPADARADVPNPARGLTDSSVRVRFSSVAAPYVKERFGQDARPLADGGVEVLVAGDSERWLTQWVLSFGGEAQVMEPASARAAVARAARASVGL
- a CDS encoding FHA domain-containing protein, with translation MPFQLTISEGREAGKEFVFDQDSVLIGRSTDCDVALFDPGVSRRHCRIFLDGDAYAVEDQGSANGSLVNGSPVKTQVLEDGDKLTLGPVTFIFAMLTDEPATGEEELPAGAQEGDGSTRIVSLDSLKRQRNKGVALAPEGADQEELNEIREGATRSNLQALRPVSQGQSGSRAAIERSAPAAPPAKRPSSSPPPVRARPAPAAGGGGGLSAAERARIRRESPGVVSSAKLFWADASQGVRTGIIGGGVAMVLALFGVLYWLVLSGEDGQPVGEEPSMLSGQPIRDSFGLGPSVTWERADMKVFEWEYTAATRAVVILHYQARSISKDEVVVSVNGVDVGKVPPDTLASQDRSIELMIPAQHLKKGEPNRIIFDNVKNPPGEDPWVIWNIWVERALLPDLLPEELVREATEYHKRGLKHFQTPDIGARNRYEAWKSFRVSWLMLEAHPEPKPDLYYDAQERMKAAQQELDRTCSKLLLEVEGYYNQGNYKSASATLDHVKEYFPEFDQPCATRADAKRAEYGL
- a CDS encoding phospholipase D-like domain-containing protein, producing the protein MRDQEALTEQSGEADTGAPRRAPTPPGPVPEHEPVWSPNVSGLLLSRYYLPRRHAVVQGNACQLLRDGVEAYPAMLEAIRGARRYVRLETYMFVSDAVGELFGEALAEAAERGVHVKVLYDAVGSWTSRRSFFAGLRARGVDIRAFKPFSLSRGLRHLLRRDHRKILVVDGEVAFTGGVNISAHWAPAEIGAAWRDDVLRIEGPAVHELERCFSATWRMMFQGRFHRLTRRLERLRNPPPRRGAVGLAVLSSRRSIHRSYLHAIRRARRSVLVAAAYFIPDRRMVMALREAARRGVEVHLLLNARSDHPILEFMARAFYERLLGAGVRIFEWQRGVLHAKTAVVDGVWGTIGSFNLERLSLAFNHEVNAVFADPRLGQQLEDSFRTDCGDCREVTLAEFRRRPLWQKLLERALSLLRKII
- the acnA gene encoding aconitate hydratase AcnA yields the protein MTDSFGTKSQLKVGSATYDLFSLGKLAKSHPAVNRLPFSLKVLLENLLRHEDGRVVKREHVEKMLAWDPKATPDVEISFHPARVLLQDFTGVPAVVDLAAMREALASMGGNPDKINPRNPADLVIDHSVQIDSFATSAAFKENAELEFERNRERYAFLRWGQSAFKGFGVVPPDIGICHQVNLEFLAHVTFRQGSTVYPDTLVGTDSHTTMINGLGVVGWGVGGIEAEAALLGQPITMLIPQVVGFKLSGKLPAGATATDLVLTVTQMLRKKGVVGKFVEFYGSGLKNLSLPDRATIANMAPEYGATIGFFPVDEESLNYLRFTGRPDDLVALTEAYAKEQGLWRRDDAEDPLFSDTLELDLSTVVPSLAGPKRPQDRVPLKDMKSGYEKSLVEMLSAGKSKGEDEEGGKGKAAAAAAVPPERLAQTVTVKNGRQSYQMGHGAVVIASITSCTNTSNPAVLVGAGILAKKAVERGLNPKPWVKTSLAPGSRVVSEYLRDAGLLPYLEAVGFHIVGYGCTTCIGNSGPLTEPVANAVTEGDLVVAAVLSGNRNFEGRINPHVRMNYLASPPLVVAYALAGEVGMDLDNEPLGTDPNGRPVFLKDIWPTNEEIQEVIRTSVKPEQFRSQYANAMEGDALWQQLPVGKGSTFQWDDTSTYVRKPPFFENLPKEPKATQDIHGAHVMALLGDSVTTDHISPAGNIAKTSPAAKYLMANGVEPKDFNSYGARRGNHEVMVRGTFANIRLKNLLVPGVEGGVTVHIPTRERMSIYDASMKYQAEGTPLVVLAGAEYGTGSSRDWAAKGTMLLGVKAVIAKSFERIHRSNLVGMGVLPLQFEAGQDAQSLGLTGHEKFDITGVAQDLAPQKKLTVKATGESGTKEFTVVCRIDTPNELDYYRHGGILQYVLRQLAKA
- a CDS encoding HD domain-containing protein, encoding MPALEDAIALAVAAHHGQRDKAGQTYILHPLRVMMRLDTDEERTVAILHDVVEDTPYTLERLRELGYPENVLGALDALTRRQDETYEAFIERLRPLALARRVKLADLEDNMDVRRLAAVTPKDAERLARYRAAWARLREP